The Capsicum annuum cultivar UCD-10X-F1 chromosome 1, UCD10Xv1.1, whole genome shotgun sequence sequence TTTGCCCCAATCTGTCTTGCTTGCccaacatcatcatcatgagCTCAAACTTACATTTGATTCCTCTGTTGCTGATGAGGACGAAAGCACCATTTTTGTTTGTGATCTCTGTCATGGCAAGACAGATGAGAATTATTGGTTGTATTACTGTGCCGAATGTGATTTTGGCACACATGTTGAATGTGGCATTCCCAAAAATGTCAACAAACCGAAAGAAAATGCAGTGACGAGTACGAAACCAAAGGAACAACCGGTCATTAGTAGACCAACAAAAAGCCCTGGTAAGAAAACAGAGAAAAAAGCGGCCAAGAATCCCAAAATGAAGCCGGTAGTTGAATCTCCAGGCCGAAAACCAGCACACAAATTACCACAAGAAATAGAAGGAGAAGGAAATGCAATGATTGTGAAACCGAAGCTGGAAGAACCAATCAGTGAACCAGTCATCAGTACACCAACAAAAAGTCCAGTCAGGAAAACAGAGAAAAGATCAGCCAAGAATCCAGCAGAAGATTCAGTAGACAAACCAGAAGAAAATCATGAAGAAAATGCAGAGATCATGAAACCAAAGGAAGTACCAATCAAGAAATCAAAAAGTCCAACtaggaaaacaaagaaaaaatcagCCAAGAATCCAGGAGAAAATCCCAAAAGGAAGCCAGTATCTGAATCAGCGCTGGACAAAAATGCAGCAGACAAATTAccagaaggaggagaagaagaggagTCGTCACATTTAACACATTATGATGCTCAGCGCAGATTGAAAGAACAACATATGAAGAACATGATCGTGCTTCAAGCTCTGGACAATGCTGCAAGCTATGTTGGGCCCTCGCGGGGTTATTACTATTATTGACCTTCtatcaacatccaacaatattATCACAGTGGTGAAGATGAACATTCAGtaatataattttaatcatgCACGCACATTCACTTGTATTCAAATATTTCACATTGTTCGACTCTTGGTATTACATGTTGTTTTGAAGTATTATCTAATTCCTATGTTTGACAgattttatgtttgttagtgTTCATGGTATTTTTAGTATTGCTGCGAGCTGTTAAGAGAATTAACTTGAAGATTTACGCTAATTGATTGTGGTTTCTTATACAAGATTATTGCATAAACGTGTATAGGTaaagaaatttaaagattcaGACACACACATTCTAGTATAACTTGACACTCCATCGAATAATTCTTTCTCCCTTCAAAAATCGAAACTTGTAAGGAAAAATAGTTTAATGGAGGTTCATCTTTTCCTTGGTAATTTATTCTTCGAGGGGATGCATTTGCCGTTGAACATGGATTAGTTTAGAACACACAAATTTGGCAAGTATCCTGATCAAATTATCACTGCCAAAAATACTTTTCCTTCTGGATTATTTGAATTGTTTTGCTCCCGCTATTGAAAATAGAGAATCTATTGAAAACAAACTCTCCGAGATAAGAATGGTATGCAATATATACTCTCCGGACCTCATTCCGTGCTACTAAGCTACAATGGTATGCAATATACACTCTCCGGACCTCATTCCGTGGTACTACACTAcattgtgtatgttgttgttattgaaacGAAGCATATATTACATGGCCTTGTTCAAGACTGGTACTTGCAATCAAACTAAGCATGTTATTAACCAAAATATTCAGCTTAATTGAGCAATTAAAGTTGATCCTACTCCACAAGTTTTATCAGTCAGATCAAAGTAAAGATTACTACTACAACTACTTTCTACACCTCAAA is a genomic window containing:
- the LOC124888597 gene encoding uncharacterized protein LOC124888597, whose translation is MVDVLNSHKSFSRNRYKPCSSHTKRNHTLKTQRLSKLRDMKYQDNQHFSHHHILKSLVLDENEGLQCQACEKPIFEPFHGCISCNFYLHDNCLNAPRSLVHPSHPSHPLTLLPTPTYSSRSFTCNACGSEGRLCSLSCAHCEFDLHVQCALLPQSVLLAQHHHHELKLTFDSSVADEDESTIFVCDLCHGKTDENYWLYYCAECDFGTHVECGIPKNVNKPKENAVTSTKPKEQPVISRPTKSPGKKTEKKAAKNPKMKPVVESPGRKPAHKLPQEIEGEGNAMIVKPKLEEPISEPVISTPTKSPVRKTEKRSAKNPAEDSVDKPEENHEENAEIMKPKEVPIKKSKSPTRKTKKKSAKNPGENPKRKPVSESALDKNAADKLPEGGEEEESSHLTHYDAQRRLKEQHMKNMIVLQALDNAASYVGPSRGYYYY